The Antarcticibacterium sp. 1MA-6-2 genome has a window encoding:
- a CDS encoding four-helix bundle copper-binding protein, whose protein sequence is MKNENHEQLVQTLLNCALACENCAAQSLAEGETRMMQRCIPLDIDCADICIQAARLLQRNSALAHEYLLICEKACRMCAEECAKHDHEHCKKCAQACNECAEHAIIITVMCS, encoded by the coding sequence ATGAAAAATGAAAATCATGAACAACTCGTTCAAACATTGCTAAACTGTGCTTTAGCTTGTGAAAACTGTGCTGCTCAAAGCTTAGCAGAAGGAGAAACCAGAATGATGCAAAGATGCATTCCGTTGGACATTGACTGTGCTGACATTTGTATACAAGCAGCTAGGTTGCTACAGAGAAATTCTGCCCTTGCGCATGAATATCTTTTGATCTGTGAAAAAGCTTGCAGGATGTGTGCTGAAGAATGTGCAAAACACGATCATGAGCATTGTAAGAAATGTGCTCAAGCCTGTAATGAATGTGCGGAACATGCCATAATCATCACGGTGATGTGCAGTTAA
- a CDS encoding OsmC family protein, which produces MMSEFKVKLEWKSDSEDFSYKKYTRTHQWIFGGGSQITASAAPEYLGKAEFVNPEEAFAASLSSCHLLTFLAIASFKKYIIKNYKDETVAVVEKNKDGKQAVTRVFLRPQVEFSGEHIPDEEEMKKMHHKAHAECFISNSVLTEVIVEPFL; this is translated from the coding sequence ATGATGTCAGAATTTAAAGTTAAACTAGAATGGAAATCCGATTCCGAAGATTTTTCCTATAAGAAGTATACCCGTACCCATCAATGGATTTTTGGAGGAGGCTCGCAAATTACTGCATCTGCAGCTCCCGAATATCTGGGAAAAGCTGAATTTGTAAATCCTGAAGAAGCTTTCGCTGCTTCCCTCTCCAGCTGCCACTTATTGACTTTTCTGGCTATTGCCTCCTTTAAAAAGTATATTATAAAAAATTATAAAGATGAAACCGTTGCAGTGGTTGAGAAAAACAAGGACGGTAAACAGGCGGTGACCAGGGTTTTTTTACGGCCCCAAGTAGAATTCTCCGGTGAACATATACCTGATGAAGAAGAAATGAAAAAAATGCACCATAAAGCACATGCTGAATGTTTTATCTCCAACTCTGTACTAACAGAGGTTATAGTGGAACCTTTTTTATAA
- the rpe gene encoding ribulose-phosphate 3-epimerase, producing MKNLMVAPSILSTDFAYLGKTLEIINRSGADWLHVDIMDGMFVPNISFGTPILKAIAEHNKKPVELHLMIAQPERYLEVFSKYGVEQITVHAEACLHLHSVVQQIKSLGCKAGVALNPHTSLESLEYVIRDLDTVCVMAVNPGFGGQGFIPQTLEKIKELKQLIKRKDAKAFIEVDGGVTRNNVKEIWNSGADAVIAGSSIFNSEDPVKAIQELKKHP from the coding sequence ATGAAAAATCTCATGGTTGCCCCTTCCATTCTCTCGACAGATTTTGCGTACCTGGGCAAAACCCTCGAGATTATTAACAGGAGCGGAGCAGATTGGCTGCATGTGGATATTATGGACGGGATGTTTGTTCCCAATATTTCCTTTGGCACACCAATTTTAAAAGCTATTGCGGAGCACAATAAGAAACCGGTGGAACTGCATTTAATGATTGCTCAGCCTGAAAGATATCTGGAAGTTTTTTCTAAGTATGGAGTGGAGCAAATTACAGTGCACGCCGAGGCTTGTCTCCATTTGCACAGCGTGGTGCAACAAATAAAAAGCCTGGGTTGTAAAGCAGGGGTAGCTTTAAATCCGCATACTTCTCTGGAAAGCCTGGAATACGTGATCAGGGATTTGGATACAGTTTGCGTGATGGCTGTAAATCCGGGTTTTGGCGGACAAGGTTTTATTCCTCAAACGCTGGAGAAAATAAAGGAATTAAAGCAATTGATAAAAAGAAAGGATGCAAAGGCCTTTATTGAAGTAGATGGAGGAGTGACCAGGAATAACGTTAAGGAAATTTGGAATTCAGGTGCTGATGCTGTTATAGCAGGAAGTAGTATTTTCAATTCCGAAGATCCCGTAAAGGCAATTCAGGAGCTTAAAAAACACCCATAA
- a CDS encoding STAS/SEC14 domain-containing protein codes for MLQILEQTGGNIVATKATGNLTKADYDMLLPLLNNIVGKNQKIRWYFEMEGFEGWKLKAFWEDLKFDVQHVNDFEKVAMVGDKKWEEWMTDIMKPFTSAEIKFFEINHGTEAQIWIEK; via the coding sequence ATGCTACAAATATTAGAACAAACGGGAGGCAACATAGTTGCCACCAAAGCAACAGGAAATTTAACCAAAGCCGATTATGATATGCTTTTGCCTCTGCTAAACAACATTGTTGGGAAAAATCAGAAGATCCGTTGGTATTTTGAAATGGAGGGATTTGAAGGATGGAAACTAAAAGCCTTTTGGGAAGATCTGAAATTCGATGTCCAGCATGTAAACGACTTTGAAAAAGTGGCCATGGTGGGGGATAAAAAATGGGAAGAATGGATGACGGATATAATGAAGCCCTTTACTTCTGCCGAAATAAAATTTTTTGAAATAAATCATGGTACCGAAGCACAAATATGGATAGAAAAGTAA
- the nhaA gene encoding Na+/H+ antiporter NhaA, giving the protein MDRKVTKKSTPVDYMKETARKFLDRETAGGLLLIVATLVALVLANTGAADIYHHYLTDEISIGAPEHLEISLSVEEWINDGLMVIFFLVAGLELKREVMVGELSNFRKASMPIFAALGGMLVLALLFFLINLNSPTSSGWGIPMATDIAYSLGILGLLGKRVPVQLKIFLVALAIADDIGAILVIAFFYSSQIAWMNLLIAGGTLLVLAILNRAGIKHLSLYILLGLVLWLAFLDSGIHPTLAGVLFSLTIPVKPRLESEDFQQRTQTHVHELEKTDLVNSYLLTNKKQQSILETIRRDTKHTHPPLLRLENALTGFNAFFIIPVFALANAGVKLDLGISEVLANPLGLGILAGLVLGKVCGITAFSYLGVKMGFARLPDGLRWKHIVGVGLIAGIGFTMSLFITNLAFADENLVQIAKISVLLASLIAAIAGVLVLSLGKIRSVKQQEPGEVV; this is encoded by the coding sequence ATGGATAGAAAAGTAACAAAGAAATCTACCCCTGTAGACTACATGAAGGAAACTGCCCGGAAGTTTCTTGACCGGGAAACCGCAGGCGGTCTTCTGCTTATTGTTGCTACTTTGGTGGCTCTGGTGCTGGCCAATACTGGGGCGGCCGACATATATCACCATTACCTGACTGACGAAATATCAATAGGAGCACCGGAGCACCTGGAAATTTCCCTTTCTGTGGAAGAATGGATTAACGATGGCCTGATGGTGATCTTCTTTCTGGTGGCCGGGCTCGAATTGAAAAGAGAAGTAATGGTAGGAGAACTGTCTAATTTCAGAAAAGCTTCCATGCCTATATTCGCTGCCCTGGGTGGCATGCTGGTACTTGCTTTGCTTTTTTTCCTGATAAACCTCAATTCGCCCACCTCCAGCGGCTGGGGTATTCCCATGGCTACAGATATTGCCTATTCTCTTGGAATCCTTGGACTTTTAGGAAAACGGGTGCCTGTACAGTTAAAAATATTTCTGGTAGCTTTAGCCATTGCCGATGATATTGGCGCAATTCTGGTCATTGCCTTTTTTTACAGCAGCCAAATAGCCTGGATGAACCTGCTGATTGCTGGAGGGACTCTACTTGTTTTAGCAATACTTAACAGGGCAGGAATAAAACACCTGTCTTTGTATATTTTGCTGGGCCTTGTTTTATGGCTGGCTTTCCTTGACTCCGGAATTCATCCCACCCTGGCCGGAGTGCTGTTTTCCCTTACCATTCCCGTTAAACCGAGATTAGAAAGTGAGGATTTTCAGCAACGGACCCAAACCCATGTGCATGAGCTGGAAAAAACAGATCTTGTAAATTCTTATCTGCTTACCAATAAGAAGCAGCAAAGTATTCTGGAAACAATACGAAGGGACACCAAGCATACCCACCCTCCCCTACTGCGGCTGGAAAATGCGCTTACTGGTTTCAATGCCTTTTTTATCATTCCTGTCTTTGCGTTAGCCAATGCAGGTGTAAAGCTCGATCTTGGAATTTCGGAAGTCCTGGCAAATCCGCTGGGTCTCGGAATTTTAGCAGGCCTGGTGCTGGGGAAAGTCTGCGGCATTACTGCCTTCTCCTACCTGGGCGTCAAAATGGGCTTTGCCCGGCTACCGGATGGCCTCCGCTGGAAACATATTGTAGGAGTAGGGCTAATAGCCGGTATTGGATTTACCATGTCCCTTTTTATCACGAACCTGGCGTTTGCAGATGAAAACCTGGTTCAGATAGCAAAAATAAGTGTACTGCTCGCTTCACTTATAGCAGCCATAGCGGGTGTGCTTGTGCTTAGCCTGGGGAAGATTCGGAGTGTTAAGCAACAGGAGCCGGGAGAAGTTGTTTAA
- a CDS encoding STAS/SEC14 domain-containing protein — MINLLNSNRDNLIAVEVSGKLSKEEVENLHPLIDEIIAKNNKVDFYFELHDFYGYDLEGLWVDLKIDAAHISDYGNMAIVGDKKWQEKTTKVLNFFSGSQIKYFDINEKDTAKARIGLIKE; from the coding sequence ATGATAAACCTTTTAAATTCAAATAGGGACAACCTCATTGCCGTGGAAGTGAGCGGTAAGCTTTCAAAAGAGGAGGTGGAAAATTTGCATCCGCTTATCGATGAAATTATTGCTAAAAATAATAAAGTGGATTTTTATTTTGAACTGCACGATTTCTACGGATACGATTTGGAAGGATTGTGGGTAGATCTAAAAATAGATGCTGCACATATTTCCGACTACGGAAATATGGCTATTGTTGGGGATAAAAAATGGCAGGAAAAAACTACAAAGGTTTTAAATTTCTTTTCAGGCTCTCAAATAAAATACTTTGACATAAATGAAAAGGATACGGCCAAAGCCCGGATTGGTTTAATAAAGGAGTAG
- a CDS encoding cation transporter, which yields MNKSTFTIQKMDCPSEEQMIRMKLQSVAQVQHLAFDISNRKLEVYHTGDSTEVHQEIRQLDLNDKLEETTEAALPLPSDDSHQRKILWWVLGINFGFFLIEMTTGWISASMGLIADSLDMLADAIVYALSLFAVGTSISRKKKVAGISGYLQMGLALLGFVEVIRRFFLSSETPLFQWMIIVSVFALAGNLISLWLINKAKSDEAHMQASAIFTSNDIIVNGGVIVAGVLVYFLNSKWPDLVIGGIVFTFVMRGALRILKLSK from the coding sequence ATGAATAAAAGCACATTTACCATTCAAAAAATGGATTGCCCTTCGGAAGAGCAGATGATCCGAATGAAGTTGCAGTCTGTTGCACAGGTTCAACATTTGGCTTTTGATATTTCTAATCGAAAATTGGAAGTTTATCATACCGGAGACAGCACGGAAGTACATCAGGAAATCCGTCAGCTGGATTTAAATGATAAATTGGAAGAGACCACAGAAGCTGCGTTGCCTTTACCTTCAGATGATTCCCACCAACGAAAAATCCTTTGGTGGGTACTTGGAATAAACTTTGGTTTCTTTCTCATAGAAATGACCACCGGATGGATATCAGCCTCCATGGGTCTTATTGCTGATTCCCTGGATATGCTTGCCGATGCTATTGTTTATGCCCTTAGCTTGTTTGCCGTTGGGACATCCATTTCAAGAAAAAAGAAGGTTGCGGGAATTAGCGGTTACCTTCAGATGGGGCTTGCTTTACTGGGATTTGTAGAAGTTATAAGACGCTTTTTCTTAAGTAGTGAAACGCCATTATTTCAATGGATGATCATCGTTTCGGTTTTCGCCCTGGCGGGAAATTTGATTTCGCTTTGGCTAATCAATAAGGCTAAAAGCGATGAGGCGCATATGCAGGCCAGTGCCATTTTCACTTCCAACGATATTATAGTGAATGGTGGTGTTATAGTGGCAGGGGTACTGGTCTATTTTCTAAACAGCAAATGGCCGGATTTAGTAATTGGTGGGATTGTGTTCACTTTCGTAATGCGCGGTGCCCTTAGAATATTAAAATTATCCAAGTGA
- a CDS encoding sodium:calcium exchanger yields MSTWIWALVLLAAVWLAHWGAEHLATPLKKLRKQWGFSVAAGGALVGIAAASPEILSLFATGN; encoded by the coding sequence ATGAGTACATGGATCTGGGCATTGGTGTTGCTTGCTGCCGTATGGCTGGCACATTGGGGCGCGGAACATTTAGCAACACCTTTAAAAAAACTAAGGAAGCAGTGGGGTTTTTCTGTGGCTGCCGGAGGAGCCCTCGTAGGGATAGCTGCGGCAAGCCCTGAAATTTTGTCGTTGTTTGCTACAGGCAATTAG
- a CDS encoding RNA polymerase sigma factor, with translation MSQHNFNLLKNGDPTALEHIHARYHRSIFWVGRGILDDDFVVSSLVQDSFLKLWVHRDRIETPKHIYFFLRMVMQRECYSYYTLPRTKFFSKVNSLDSYENFQEYLGGYDPISDLENFRDQEREQKAFEKIINVLPLLTAERRHLIDLCLKYGFRYKEISKVMGTSIPETFNEVQLAISDLKNIINPDSVAQTKQKPAMVIKVQANMTPEQEEVFRLRNEKKFSFASIAAELKLSQKEVHKEFMIAYKIMQEKHEQQQQIA, from the coding sequence ATGTCACAGCATAATTTCAATTTATTAAAAAATGGCGATCCGACGGCTTTGGAGCATATACATGCCAGATACCACCGGAGTATATTCTGGGTAGGCAGGGGAATTCTTGATGATGATTTTGTTGTATCATCCCTGGTTCAGGATAGCTTTCTAAAATTATGGGTTCACCGGGATCGTATAGAAACCCCTAAACATATTTACTTTTTCCTGCGAATGGTCATGCAAAGGGAATGTTATTCCTATTACACATTGCCCAGAACCAAATTTTTCAGCAAAGTCAATTCCCTGGACAGTTATGAAAACTTCCAGGAGTACTTAGGGGGCTATGATCCAATAAGTGATTTAGAAAATTTTAGAGACCAGGAACGGGAACAAAAAGCCTTTGAAAAAATTATAAATGTCTTACCCTTACTAACGGCCGAGAGAAGGCACCTTATTGATCTCTGTCTTAAATATGGCTTCCGTTACAAAGAAATTTCCAAAGTTATGGGCACGAGCATTCCGGAAACTTTTAACGAGGTGCAACTGGCTATTTCAGATCTTAAAAATATCATTAATCCGGATTCCGTAGCTCAAACTAAACAAAAACCAGCCATGGTAATTAAGGTGCAGGCTAACATGACCCCGGAGCAGGAAGAAGTATTCCGCCTCCGCAATGAAAAGAAATTTTCTTTTGCAAGTATAGCTGCTGAGCTTAAGCTTTCCCAAAAGGAAGTTCATAAAGAATTTATGATCGCTTATAAGATCATGCAGGAGAAACACGAGCAGCAACAGCAAATAGCTTAA
- a CDS encoding helix-turn-helix domain-containing protein yields the protein MNKSKMLDEIKIHYGFKRDAELADFLEITRQTLSNWKSRNSFDAELLYSKCPELSPAWLLTGKGPMLQKDSTDSIINETDPEVLREKLLHLQRQLDALEKANNALEDANDSLKETKMLLRKRITELEGK from the coding sequence ATGAATAAATCTAAAATGCTTGATGAGATAAAGATTCATTATGGATTTAAAAGGGATGCAGAATTAGCGGATTTTTTAGAAATTACCAGACAGACTTTATCGAATTGGAAATCAAGAAATTCTTTTGATGCTGAATTACTATATTCAAAATGCCCAGAACTAAGTCCCGCATGGTTACTAACGGGTAAAGGTCCAATGCTCCAAAAAGATTCAACAGACTCAATAATTAATGAAACTGATCCAGAAGTTCTGCGCGAAAAATTACTTCATCTTCAAAGGCAACTAGATGCGTTAGAAAAAGCCAATAACGCTTTAGAAGATGCCAATGACTCATTAAAGGAAACAAAAATGTTACTTAGGAAACGAATTACAGAGCTTGAAGGCAAATAA
- a CDS encoding helix-turn-helix domain-containing protein: protein MPTSIITTDDLREFKLELLEEIKSLITKQSLGTLKKYLKSSDVMDLLQVSPGTLQNLRINGTLPYTKVGGIIYYDAEEIQNLMTANRVNHKFE from the coding sequence ATGCCAACAAGTATTATTACCACCGACGATCTTCGGGAGTTCAAATTAGAACTACTTGAGGAAATTAAAAGTTTAATCACCAAACAATCATTAGGAACTTTAAAGAAATATTTAAAATCTTCTGATGTTATGGATCTGCTCCAGGTAAGTCCGGGAACTCTTCAAAACTTAAGAATTAACGGCACCCTACCTTACACCAAAGTTGGAGGAATTATTTACTATGATGCCGAGGAAATCCAAAACTTGATGACCGCCAATCGGGTAAATCACAAATTTGAATAA
- a CDS encoding ATPase, with the protein MDNPSKIIEGGIEYSLGKFDGKTVVYDFPKMLIYLNAKGKLLFGQKFRIYEDDRDILLKLCSYFIKEKENCQKFGIDLEKGILLSGPVGCGKTSLMKLLHHLASLQRPYEMIPCRNVTFSFNHLGYKTIEDYGNNKLFCFDDLGVEPPGRFYGKDCNVMGEVLLSRHELFLQTNQKIKTHATTNLNAEELEDRYGNRVRSRMRELFNLVAFDETAGDKRK; encoded by the coding sequence ATGGACAACCCCTCTAAAATTATCGAAGGTGGTATAGAATATTCCCTGGGAAAGTTTGATGGGAAAACCGTTGTTTACGATTTTCCAAAAATGCTCATCTACCTAAATGCCAAAGGAAAACTTCTATTCGGACAAAAATTCCGGATCTATGAGGACGACCGTGATATTTTACTGAAGCTGTGCTCATATTTCATAAAGGAAAAAGAGAACTGCCAGAAATTTGGGATAGATCTTGAAAAAGGTATTTTGCTGTCCGGCCCGGTCGGATGCGGCAAAACAAGTTTGATGAAGTTATTACACCATCTGGCTTCTTTGCAGCGGCCCTACGAAATGATTCCCTGCCGGAATGTGACCTTCAGCTTCAACCATTTAGGCTATAAAACGATTGAAGATTACGGAAACAATAAATTATTTTGCTTTGATGATTTAGGGGTAGAACCTCCCGGGAGGTTCTACGGAAAAGATTGTAATGTTATGGGGGAAGTTCTTTTATCGCGTCATGAACTTTTTCTTCAGACAAATCAAAAGATTAAAACCCACGCCACAACAAACCTGAACGCTGAGGAACTGGAGGATCGTTACGGAAACCGGGTGCGCAGCCGAATGCGGGAATTATTCAATCTTGTTGCTTTTGATGAAACCGCAGGGGATAAGCGGAAATAG
- a CDS encoding N-acetylmuramoyl-L-alanine amidase: protein MWVIFGQEKEHQKRIIVDVGHGGKDPGAIGINGIREKDVVLAIGTEMIRLNKSIFGDEYDIYLTRYDDGFFTLSERINLAKSLRGDVFISLHCNSFYSDARGMEIFTFNSESRKNGYNTRTSIALGDEILRESTLNINIENRGMKFANFQVLRGMIKFCPAILIEVGFLNNPVEAVHYSRPSGIRAIALAILSGINNHLKLK, encoded by the coding sequence GTGTGGGTCATTTTTGGGCAGGAAAAAGAACATCAAAAAAGAATTATTGTAGATGTTGGTCATGGAGGAAAAGACCCTGGTGCGATCGGAATTAATGGAATCCGGGAAAAAGATGTTGTTCTGGCCATAGGAACAGAAATGATCAGGCTCAATAAATCAATATTTGGAGATGAGTATGATATTTATCTTACAAGATATGATGACGGTTTTTTCACCCTTTCAGAAAGAATCAACTTAGCAAAATCATTAAGGGGAGATGTATTTATTTCCTTGCATTGCAATTCATTTTATAGCGATGCCAGGGGAATGGAAATTTTTACATTTAATTCTGAATCCAGAAAAAATGGCTATAACACCAGGACTTCAATCGCTCTTGGTGATGAAATTCTGAGAGAGTCTACTCTTAATATAAACATTGAAAACAGGGGGATGAAGTTTGCCAATTTTCAGGTGCTGAGGGGAATGATTAAGTTTTGTCCCGCTATTCTAATTGAAGTAGGTTTTCTAAATAATCCGGTTGAGGCAGTGCATTATTCGAGACCATCAGGGATAAGAGCAATAGCATTGGCTATTTTGTCAGGAATAAATAATCATTTAAAATTGAAATAA
- a CDS encoding conjugal transfer protein, whose translation MPVYDNTNFISLVKSLVESAKQTSQLLKTAEFLKQQKENLEKVNTVVKQLKAVREIGRNNQRLIGIMQNDLREILNSPYIKPEEVTRVSESFNAIVDNSLETMDFIDEILSSDYLKMSDGERTEMLQEKEMQSREMVMEINMKTKRYRNIISFRKMQDKINNRETNF comes from the coding sequence ATGCCCGTGTACGATAACACGAACTTTATAAGTCTTGTAAAGTCGCTGGTCGAATCTGCCAAGCAAACCTCACAACTTTTAAAAACTGCTGAATTCCTGAAACAGCAGAAAGAAAATCTTGAGAAGGTGAATACGGTCGTGAAGCAACTGAAGGCAGTCCGCGAAATAGGCCGAAACAATCAACGTCTTATCGGGATAATGCAAAACGATCTAAGAGAAATCCTAAACTCGCCCTATATCAAACCGGAAGAAGTTACGCGGGTATCGGAATCTTTTAATGCCATTGTAGATAATTCTTTGGAAACAATGGATTTCATAGATGAAATCTTGTCCAGCGATTATCTAAAAATGAGTGACGGGGAGCGTACAGAAATGCTTCAGGAAAAGGAAATGCAGTCCAGGGAAATGGTTATGGAGATCAATATGAAAACCAAACGCTATCGGAATATCATTTCTTTCAGAAAGATGCAGGATAAGATCAACAATCGTGAAACAAATTTTTAG
- the traM gene encoding conjugative transposon protein TraM codes for MKIEKNKIVFGAVIAVILLFLISYSLMIMGDDESEIQNLKQTLVPELEQESKEYDSKLDAINDLREVRETNAPSIYDEKLIDSLGFYDTELTEKEKERIVDSIYESGRIKYSEGIDQEFTPEQKITTPTPQLEIEEIQQEHKIEAKEMGLEHQLFFASSPTSDNRLVAADTHSVVYAVVDGNQVVKTNSRLRMRLTSTAKINDQWIPKNTIIYGFINFKPNRTLVEVKNIDHHPVNLKAFDLQDGSEGIYVVNSFRAEATSEVLDDIIQDINIPSVPQISGITKVLRRNNRNVKVTVLNDYKLILKSEL; via the coding sequence ATGAAAATTGAAAAGAATAAAATAGTGTTTGGGGCTGTAATCGCAGTAATACTCCTATTTCTAATTTCCTATTCGCTAATGATTATGGGCGATGACGAAAGTGAGATCCAAAATTTGAAACAAACTTTGGTCCCTGAACTGGAACAGGAATCGAAGGAATACGATTCCAAACTTGATGCTATAAATGATTTGAGGGAAGTACGGGAAACCAATGCTCCCAGTATTTACGATGAGAAGCTGATAGATTCCCTGGGTTTCTATGACACAGAATTAACCGAAAAGGAAAAGGAAAGGATTGTTGACAGTATCTATGAATCCGGACGTATAAAATATTCAGAAGGAATAGACCAGGAATTCACGCCAGAACAAAAGATTACCACTCCCACTCCTCAATTAGAAATTGAGGAGATACAGCAGGAACATAAAATTGAAGCTAAGGAAATGGGACTGGAGCACCAACTGTTCTTTGCCTCCTCCCCTACTTCAGACAATAGGCTTGTTGCAGCGGATACCCATTCGGTTGTATATGCTGTGGTCGATGGGAACCAGGTCGTAAAGACCAATTCTCGCCTCCGAATGCGCCTGACATCGACAGCTAAGATCAATGATCAATGGATTCCTAAAAATACTATTATCTATGGCTTTATCAACTTTAAGCCTAACAGGACATTGGTCGAAGTTAAAAATATAGACCATCATCCGGTAAACCTGAAGGCTTTCGACCTCCAGGATGGTAGCGAAGGTATTTATGTAGTAAACAGTTTCCGGGCTGAGGCAACCAGTGAGGTTCTGGATGATATCATACAGGATATAAACATTCCAAGTGTGCCACAAATTAGTGGAATAACCAAGGTTCTTAGGCGCAATAACCGGAACGTCAAAGTAACCGTACTTAATGATTACAAACTAATTTTAAAATCTGAACTATGA
- a CDS encoding DUF4138 domain-containing protein yields MKTNILFLLFFTSFAFRPCLAQERKILDTIFANDQKNVALFFPKPIRQGITGSDNFVFTYNREAEQYFGLLQATPGKESNLLVISSNGSVFSYIVKYKEQLDQLNYFVPKSDTIGNEKPVISDEPEINKTGIKERDKTYYYGKFCSFLVERKQKIGRLKKRDQDIVLSVENIVFDKEELYFVIQIENKSSLDYDLNFLNFGIETRQKGKRKSSQTIYQKPAFQYSMPSEIKEGEAEKLVYVLPKFSLGDDRRVILELNEKNGGRNIKLKVPHKYINNPN; encoded by the coding sequence ATGAAAACTAATATCTTATTCCTCCTGTTTTTCACCTCTTTTGCATTTCGTCCTTGTTTGGCTCAAGAAAGAAAAATCCTCGACACCATTTTTGCAAATGACCAAAAAAATGTGGCCCTATTCTTTCCGAAACCTATACGGCAGGGAATAACAGGTTCTGACAATTTTGTTTTTACTTATAACCGAGAAGCGGAACAATATTTCGGACTCTTACAGGCCACACCTGGAAAAGAAAGCAATCTACTGGTAATCAGTTCAAATGGTTCGGTTTTTTCGTATATTGTAAAGTATAAGGAACAGCTTGATCAGCTGAACTATTTTGTTCCAAAATCTGACACCATAGGCAACGAAAAGCCTGTGATCAGTGATGAACCGGAGATAAATAAGACAGGAATAAAAGAAAGGGACAAGACCTACTATTACGGCAAATTTTGTTCCTTTCTGGTTGAACGCAAACAAAAAATAGGGCGGTTAAAAAAACGGGATCAGGATATTGTCTTAAGTGTTGAAAATATTGTGTTTGATAAAGAAGAACTCTATTTCGTTATCCAGATAGAAAACAAATCATCTCTGGATTATGACTTGAATTTCCTGAATTTTGGAATTGAGACCAGGCAAAAAGGAAAAAGGAAATCCTCCCAGACCATTTATCAAAAACCTGCTTTCCAATATAGTATGCCCTCTGAAATTAAAGAAGGTGAAGCAGAAAAATTGGTTTATGTGCTCCCAAAATTTTCTTTGGGAGATGACCGCAGAGTCATACTGGAACTGAATGAAAAAAACGGTGGGAGAAATATTAAATTAAAAGTACCGCATAAATATATCAATAACCCTAACTAG